AGAGGTAGGTCAAAGACTCTATGAGCTACTTAAAAAGAAAGAGGATCTTGAATCTGTTAAACATACTCAAATTAGAAAAAAGATTTCTATTTCTGAAATTCAGCAAACGGAACGTTTTATTAAATCATTAGAACAGTCTATCATGCATGTTCAACAGCTTGTGGCCCAATCTCGTGAAAAGATGAATGTGAAAGAAGTAAAGTTAGTTGAAAAAAACATAGAAGTGAAGAAATTTGAGAGAATTAAAGAAAATCAGTGGAATTCCCATCAAGAATCATTGAAATTTG
This sequence is a window from Bacillus solimangrovi. Protein-coding genes within it:
- the fliJ gene encoding flagellar export protein FliJ, with the protein product MSYQFKLEKIMNLKEREKDESVGEYNEAVKAFQEVGQRLYELLKKKEDLESVKHTQIRKKISISEIQQTERFIKSLEQSIMHVQQLVAQSREKMNVKEVKLVEKNIEVKKFERIKENQWNSHQESLKFEEKKLMDEISIQQYMHRGS